A single window of Aphidius gifuensis isolate YNYX2018 linkage group LG1, ASM1490517v1, whole genome shotgun sequence DNA harbors:
- the LOC122852077 gene encoding uncharacterized protein LOC122852077: MDKEKCNSESSTNQVPEKNDIDDKLSEPVVESISLQVSNNESKSVELLNKSDSPDDSLPKQLSSDKMIPAYAEPGSSKSFDIKEKKFLANAGKLSTNVDERKRSSEIANDSPLKKSSTRPLTENNYALENIRKISPPTFDDLMSASTSVDSPSSPDLSRSNDSANYYSNLLQQCLLEYQNNMLKESAKEFRECLGLFVPKTHQFMYVKTNIIPLLIGRHQEIKPTELTSQYAKDLENIIYNLIDDKYQTVRQCITDINKLFMHIYLQQFQDDPSNSWLNEIKITQQYFHELVANINWESREEPNESKYHPISKLTGSGKMTSQFTYLLDVLQSLQEHEYGYLLKQENNNDMTEIAGTSSSDVSTITVITLEIIRDRLLNTLYDSVEQCIQDIDELFIDSYIFKLMGSDYIPMTHVLYVFFREQIIDMPVGF; the protein is encoded by the exons ATGGATAAAGAAAAGTGTAATAGTGAATCATCAACTAATCAAGTacctgaaaaaaatgatattgatgacaAATTATCAGAACCAGTTGTTGAATCAATATCATTGCAAGTATCaaataatgaatcaaaaagtgttgaattattaaataaatcagaTTCACCTGATGACTCTTTGCCAAAGCAATTATCATCTGATAAAATGATTCCAGCTTATGCCGAACCAGGCTCATCAAAATCATttgatataaaagaaaaaaaatttttggctAATGCTGGTAAATTAAGTACAAATGTTGATGAGAGAAAACGTTCTTCCGAAATTGCTAATGACTCACCATTAAAAAAGTCATCTACTCGTCCTTTaactgaaaataattatgctctagaaaatattaggaaaatatcaCCGCCTACTTTTGATGATTTGATGTCTGCTTCTACAAGTGTCGACTCACCCAGTTCACCAGATCTATCAAGAAGTAATGATTCTGCAAACTATTATAGTAATCTACTTCAACAATGTCTATTGGAGTACCAAAATAATATGCTTAAAGAATCAGCAAAAGAATTTCGTGAATGTCTTGGTTTATTTGTACCAAAAACTCATCAATTTATGTACGTGAAAACAAATATCATACCACTTTTGATTGGACGTCATCAGGAAATTAAACCAACAGAACTCACTTCACAATATGCTAAAGATCtagaaaatatcatttacaatttgattgatgataaataccAAACAGTTCGACAATGTATtactgatattaataaattatttatgcatATTTATTTGCAACAGTTCCAAGATGATCCATCAAACTCATGgttgaatgaaataaagatTACACAACAATACTTTCATGAATTAGTTGCTAATATAAATTGGGAAAGCAGAGAGGAACCTAATGAATCAAAATATCATCCAATTTCAAAACTTACTGGATCAGGAAAGATGACAAGTCAATTTACTTATCTTCTAGATGTATTGCAGAGTTTACAAGAACACGAATATGGATATCttttaaaacaagaaaataataatgatatgaCAGAAATTGCTGGAACATCG agcTCAGATGTATCAACAATTACAGTTATTACTTTGGAGATCATTCGAGATCGTTTGTTAAATACATTATACGATAGTGTTGAACAATGTATCCAAGATATTGATGAACTTTTTATAGattcttatatatttaaattgatgggATCTGACTACATTCCAATGACTCATGTtctctatgttttttttcgtgaacag aTTATCGATATGCCAGTAGGCTTCTGA
- the LOC122848532 gene encoding serine/threonine-protein kinase ATR, producing the protein MEVDQEESDSSPVEQIILEASELWKCIKKLGTLVSNESNSQYINPFLTSISNSSHLHKFLIPPVGVRGTTNPWCIQYLSFTKWLFGVCFKILCDQIADDISESNLQIQSLILRMLVVRHRVNFEAITDEYMIILDDILDFDDNKENKNYILIERFVVNQNAIDDMNLESYTIKIKSNFITNIQLSIMKIIINSGVIVWNTDKLWPRLLRIINNSEPEAKLMALKISLKILEFNLVDDKIVEILIDNTNAIISNLDNTWNEIDTINFWNILIDIFHHFIESPKAINLGYSILDTMLMRKENIKILENKICEKIQTALIKNPRTYSSDDAKNFIKYFDEFPNFYKIFIHYIILEIQTAHLVVIDLTETSQLWKLFLNLLSNKIKNNDSSSLVNLLKAPRVLSNWMIDNKIQGKLFNDPNNILEYLLNILKTTSNNNETSLIYSCLNEIIFIQDFDKTPIQNFLILPWLTKETSSHLQISEKLLEMAKSLSIDIQIECLKNMCKFGQGKKRISYLSICVMKKDIKLGIAAILNSIFLLQDSSISFLDLSTHILKPALTSKRKPLCEAVAKIIGPIVCFLSGQANFKKQIWDLSSLSSSNWTINCNVCDKKILPGLSSEFKIDEKLFMTYINLISSQFIEIRNNMSENLVRLSNHLEIFSKNNISKLWLPYLSDSNVKIRQNLSNSIVTLMENKIILCTRGQDRNIVFQNGLPTELDDFVENIIDEFSEILHDSLTNNKESNHLTLINTAKNLSKLQLDSIEERICNLFIVTIIHSRSSYNAIANAVIAYEEVARFSGLTLKEIYMRYKKNKIQLMMRLAAKNYLEVGHLLDTSLTKCLKCIGFTGGLQEFLEKDGDLALSFLVSLYHIVEEIEPIFSEIIYRLSTDSSEIFKKHFKHICVHVFLNESPEDGIMCLKKVSKIAKTSLRDLMTLSHIGIFRDLLIYFHDHEETVLTCLELISEFDQEVKGKKSFATKDDIAKYLNSQLHGVFVRFDANLVPLADQSTQKAALLSLGSLMNYMGPKYLSPLRFKILTTLRTSLSLTRPGLKKICCYAWECFVKNIPIDELGPLLPTIVVSMIPLLESCRNEVMKILEFIFIVNKKNLEQYISEVFFIKDLNVDQIIIDNVMSEIEKSTPTEFNEKLDKWLVRIKHETYEVRYKALCHLVIFLKEHRNELNIMILKETNIHPYVGELLDELLIGCCDKEEKIRMISGECLGELGAIEPSLRGRRITTRNDILFINSMINNINFVIELINSLVKAIQVEKNASNVSSFALAIQEILKFYQINLTDDDEIWKSLTPKCQQIIKPFKESRYTITAKICNKTGTVIYGSESGSTFEDWSFNWACSMMNTIEDVKISNLLNTFRPALKRDSKTTIFLIPYIFTYIVENGNDKDRLTLQNEIFSIIKVTDKKMDKELLSWKPLREFGEAHTTNRISDEARRVRCSQVVFSIFDYIERWLDESHNNRMNNKNYNKIKNFLNKFDYYILAVACYKLCDYHRSLMYLERHMTSNNKNLTDQNEMTLLANIYTQLEEPDGVSGILSTQNKLPSLQQRVIAHELNGQIQDAAICYERLAQKSLEPKYVQGLINCYLSLDQPFTAMKITRGILNQLPEYEPLIESHETFWHLADFQQLDETHETNVLKNLILENLKNKIKPDLYDIKKKLISQVGNASHEGVYQQNYSGIMKLHVLNEFEKATALMINNINNLPQIFKEWEERDQLIRTSKNVEFVLSMRRATLGFAVKLATLDEQKILLNKEIGKIWLKSAKIARKSGLYQQAYMYILSASDYCEIQELSIEQAQLYWEKGCQDEAFTTLKHFFSITTNLEKYNNSQSQKTPTKETKNYAKAKLLFAKYNDETLNVDPDKNINYYKNAASVIDDWEKSRLMYAQYIESYFDRMSEEEKIDGKNGLRYLLRAFSNYGKSLSIGCKYVHQSMPKMLSIWMDFAQKVQSLKQLSDKQNYILTEMAKYIDLYRQMVPKYVWLTALSQLVSRICHPSKIVSRKIKDILIDLIDEYPHYSIWMMIEIFNSSIQAKIKAGIEISSSSQFKKRKNKTEIENLINSFKLLAKCLVDLSYHEVRKDLTVVNIKDINNNNLQRLFERKNFGPIMMPTSKFFQVLLPTKKENRNNHVPFEHGMVSIVGVKPEVTVLSSLVRPKRITFIGSDGKNYRFMVKPKDDLRRDLRLMEFNTIVNTYLQKNPESRQRRLYIITYSVVPLSEKCGIIEWLSNLSGLRPTIMNLYKANSLGASPNDLRTHPNKFAPLEARRKAFVNVLLPKHPPILSQFFRKNFADPYSWYEARAAYIRTSAVMSMVGYIVGLGDRHGENLNINIVNGDCVHVDFNCLFNHGEKFEEPERVPFRLTQNMVEAMGPLGYEGPFRKSCETTLRVLRQEASTLISILTPFVYTENRNDALKSVKNIEERLKGVVKPSGTKSEIVVNLSVEGQTNHLILDAVNIDNLCQMFIGWGAYL; encoded by the exons aTGGAGGTTGATCAAGAAGAATCAGACTCATCTCCAGTTGAACAAAT AATCTTAGAAGCATCAGAATTGTggaaatgtattaaaaaattaggaaCATTAGTTTCCAATGAATCAAATTCACAATATATTAATccatttttaacatcaatttCAAATTCAAGCCATCTTCATAAATTTCTTATTCCACCAGTTGGAGTACGTGGTACAACAAATCCTTGGtgtatacaatatttatcatttacaaaATGGTTATTTGGTGTTTGTTTTAAGATATTATGTGATCAAATTGCTGATGATATTTCTGAAAGTAATCTACAAATTCAATCACTTATTCTTCGTATGCTTGTTGTTCGTCATCGTGTTAATTTTGAAGCAATTACTGATGAATATATGATTATTCTTGATGACATATTggattttgatgataataaagagaataaaaattatatattgattgaAAGATTCGTTGTTAATCAGAATGCAATTGATGACATGAATCTTGAAtcatatacaataaaaattaaatcaaattttataacaaatatacaattatcaataatgaaaataatcataaactCTGGTGTTATAGTTTGGAATACAGATAAATTATGGCCAAGAttattaagaataataaataattctgagCCTGAAGCAAAACTCATggctttaaaaatttcattgaaaatattagaatttaatttagttgatgataaaattgttgaaattttaattgacaatacaAATGCAATTATTAGTAATTTGGATAATACTTGGAATGAAATagatacaattaatttttggaatatattaattgatatttttcatcattttattgaaTCACCAAAAGCTATAAATTTAGGTTACTCAATTCTTGATACAATGTTaatgagaaaagaaaatataaaaattcttgaaaataaaatatgtgaaaaaattcaaactgcACTAATTAAAAATCCACGAACATATTCATCCGATGatgctaaaaattttatcaaatattttgatgaatttccaaatttttataaaatttttattcattatattattttagaaatacaAACTGCTCATCTTGTTGTAATTGATTTAACTGAAACTAGTCAATtatggaaattatttttaaatttattatcaaataaaataaaaaataatgattcatcatcacttgttaatttgttaaaagCACCACGAGTATTATCAAATTGgatgattgataataaaattcaaggtaaattatttaatgatccAAATAATatccttgaatatttattgaatatattaaaaacaacaagtaataataatgaaacatcattaatatattcatgcctaaatgaaataatatttattcaagattttgataaaactccaattcaaaattttttaatactaccATGGTTAACAAAAGAAACATCATCACATTTACAGATATcagaaaaattacttgaaatgGCTAAATCATTGAGCATTGATATTCAAattgaatgtttaaaaaatatgtgtaaatTTGGTCAGGGTAAAAAACGTATTAGTTATTTAAGTATTTGTGTTATGAAAAAGGATATTAAACTTGGAATTGCagcaatattaaattcaatatttcttCTTCAAGATAGTAGCATATCATTTTTAGATTTAAGTACACATATATTAAAACCTGCATTGACTAGTAAACGTAAACCACTTTGTGAAGCTGTTGCTAAAATAATTGGACCAATTGTATGTTTTTTATCTGGTCaagcaaattttaaaaaacaaatatgggatttatcatcattgtcatcatcaaattggacaattaattgtaatgtatgtgataaaaaaattttacctggTTTATCAtctgaatttaaaattgatgagaaattatttatgacttatattaatttaatttcatcacaatttattgaaatacgTAATAACATGAGTGAAAACCTTGTTAGATTATCAAATCATTTggaaatttttagtaaaaataatatatcaaaactTTGGTTACCTTATCTTAGTGattcaaatgttaaaattcgtcaaaatttatcaaattcaattgTAACActtatggaaaataaaataattttatgtacaAGAGGACAAGATAGAAATATTGTATTTCAAAATGGTTTACCAACTGAACTTGATGATTtcgttgaaaatattattgatgaatttagtgaaattttacatgattcactgacaaataataaagaatCAAATCATTTAACACTAATAAATACtgctaaaaatttatcaaaacttcAACTTGATTCAATTGAAGAAagaatttgtaatttatttattgtaacaaTAATTCATTCAAGATCATCATACAATGCAATTGCAAATGCAGTTATTGCTTATGAAGAAGTTGCTAGATTTTCTGGTTTAACActcaaagaaatttatatgagatataaaaaaaataaaatacaattaatgatGAGATTAGCTGCTAAAAATTATCTTGAAGTTGGACATCTTTTGGATACTTCACTGACAAAATGTTTAAAGTGTATTGGATTTACTGGTGGCTTACaagaatttcttgaaaaaGATGGAGATTTAGCATTGAGTTTTCTTGTTTCATTGTATCATATTGTTGAAGAAATAGAACCAATATTTTCTGAAATAATATATCGTTTGAGTACAGATAGttcagaaatatttaaaaaacattttaaacatatttgtgtacatgtgtttttaaatgaatcaCCAGAAGATGGTATAATGTGTCTTAAAAAAGTTTCAAAAATAGCAAAAACTTCATTAAGAGACTTAATGACCCTATCACATATTGGTATATTTCGtgatttacttatttattttcatgatcatGAAGAAACTGTATTAACATGTTTAGAGCTAATATCAGAATTTGATCAAGAAGTTAAAGgtaaaaaaagttttgctACAAAAGATGACattgcaaaatatttaaattcacaattaCACGGTGTATTTGTACGTTTTGATGCAAATTTAGTACCATTGGCTGATCAATCAACTCAAAAAGCAGCACTTTTATCACTTGGTAGTCTTATGAATTATATGGGaccaaaatatttaagtccattacgttttaaaattttaacaacattAAGAACATCACTTAGTTTAACAAGAcctggtttaaaaaaaatatgttgttaTGCATGGGAatgttttgttaaaaatataccaaTTGATGAACTTGGACCACTTTTACCAACAATTGTTGTATCAATGATACCATTACTTGAATCATGTCGTAATGAAGTTatgaaaatacttgaatttatatttattgttaataaaaaaaatttagaacaatATATATcagaagtattttttataaaagatcTTAATGttgatcaaataattatagatAATGTTATGtcagaaattgaaaaatcaacaccaactgaatttaatgaaaaacttgataaatggTTAGTACGAATAAAACATGAAACTTATGAAGTACGTTATAAAGCACTTTGTCatttagttatatttttaaaagaacatagaaatgaattgaatattatgatattaaaagaaacaaatataCATCCATATGTTGGTGAATTATTAGATGAGTTATTAATTGGTTGTTgtgataaagaagaaaaaattcgtATGATATCTGGTGAATGTCTTGGTGAATTAGGTGCAATTGAACCAAGTTTACGTGGAAGAAGAATAACAACAAgaaatgatatattatttataaattcaatgataaataatataaattttgttattgaattaataaattcacttGTTAAAGCAatacaagttgaaaaaaatgcaAGTAATGTATCAAGTTTTGCATTGGCAAtacaagaaatattaaaattttatcaaattaatttaactgatgatgatgaaatttggAAATCTTTAACACCAAaatgtcaacaaataataaaaccatTTAAAGAATCAAGATATACAATTACtgcaaaaatttgtaataaaactGGAACAGTAATTTATGGATCAGAGAGTGGTTCAACATTTGAAGATTGGTCATTTAATTGGGCATGTTCAATGATGAATACAATAGAAgatgtaaaaatttcaaatttattaaatacatttcgTCCAGCATTAAAACGTGattcaaaaacaacaatatttttaataccatatatatttacatatattgttgaaaatgGTAATGACAAAGATCGTTTAACattacaaaatgaaatattttcaataattaaagtaactgataaaaaaatggataaagaattattatcatgGAAACCATTGAGAGAATTTGGTGAAGCACATACGACAAATAGAATATCTGATGAAGCAAGACGTGTACGTTGTTCACAAGTTGTATTTAGtatatttgattatattgAAAGATGGCTTGATGAATCACATAATAAtagaatgaataataaaaattataataaaataaaaaattttttaaataaatttgattattatatattagcAGTTGCTTGTTATAAACTATGTGATTATCATCGTTCATTAATGTATCTAGAAAGACATAtgacatcaaataataaaaatttaactgatCAAAATGAAATGACTTTActtgcaaatatttatacacaaCTTGAAGAACCTGATGGTGTATCTGGTATATTAtcaacacaaaataaattaccaagtcTTCAACAACGTGTTATTGCACATGAATTAAATGGTCAAATTCAAGATGCTGCTATTTGTTATGAACGTCTTGCACAAAAATCACTTGAACCAAAATACGTTCAGGGtcttattaattgttatttaagtCTTGATCAACCATTTACAGCAATGAAAATAACACGTGGTATTCTTAATCAATTACCAGAATATGAGCCATTAATTGAGAGTCATGAAACATTTTGGCATTTGGCTGATTTTCAACAACTTGATGAAACACATGAgacaaatgttttaaaaaatttgatattagaaaatttaaaaaataaaataaaaccagatctttatgatattaaaaaaaaattaatttcacaagTTGGAAATGCATCACATGAGGgtgtttatcaacaaaattattctgGTATTATGAAACTTCAtgtattaaatgaatttgaaaaagcAACAgctttaatgataaataatatcaataatttaccacaaatttttaaagaatggGAAGAACGTGATCAATTAATAAGAACatcaaaaaatgttgaatttgtaTTGTCAATGCGTCGTGCAACATTGGGTTTTGCTGTTAAATTAGCAACATtagatgaacaaaaaattttattaaataaagaaattggtAAAATATGGTTAAAAAGTGCTAAAATTGCACGTAAATCTGGTTTATATCAACaagcatatatgtatattttatcagCAAGTGATTATTGTGAAATACAAGAACTTTCAATTGAACAAGCACAACTTTATTGGGAAAAAGGTTGTCAAGATGAAGCATTTACAAcattgaaacattttttttcaataacaacaaatttagaaaaatacaataattcaCAATCACAAAAAACACCAACAAaagaaactaaaaattatgctaaagcaaaattattatttgcaaaatataatgatgaaaCATTAAATGTTGAtccagataaaaatataaattattataaaaatgcagCATCTGTTATTGATGATTGGGAAAAAAGTCGTTTAATGTATGCACAGTATATTGAATCATATTTTGATAGAATGtcagaagaagaaaaaattgatggtaAAAATGGTTTACGCTATCTTCTTCGTGCATTTTCAAATTATGgaaaatcattatcaattgGATGTAAATATGTTCATCAATCAATGCCAAAAATGTTATCAATATGGATGGATTTTGCTCAAAAAGTACAatcattaaaacaattaagtgataaacaaaattatattctcaCAGAAATggcaaaatatattgatttgtaTCGTCAGATGGTACCAAAATATGTATGGTTAACAGCACTTAGTCAACTTGTATCACGTATTTGTCATCCATCAAAAATTGTTAGtcgtaaaataaaagatatattaATTGATCTTATTGATGAATATCCTCATTATTCAATTTGGATGatgattgaaatatttaattcatcaatacaAGCTAAAATTAAAGCTGGTATTGAAATATCATCAAgttcacaatttaaaaaaagaaaaaataaaacagaaattgaaaatttaattaatagtttTAAACTTTTAGCAAAATGTTTAGTTGATTTATCATATCATGAAGTTCGTAAAGATCTAAcagttgttaatattaaagatataaataataataatttacagcgtttatttgaaagaaaaaattttggtcCAATTATGATGCcaacaagtaaattttttcaagtattattaccaactaaaaaagaaaatcgaAATAATCATGTACCATTTGAACATGGAATGGTTTCAATTGTTGGTGTTAAACCAGAAGTAACAGTATTATCATCACTTGTTAGACCAAAACGTATAACATTTATTGGATCTGatggaaaaaattatagatttATGGTTAAACCAAAAGATGATTTACGTCGTGATTTACGTCTTATGGAATTTAATACAATTGTAAATACTTATCTACAAAAAAATCCAGAATCAAGACAACGAAGACTTTACATTATAACATACAGTGTTGTACCACTTAGTGAAAAATGTGGTATTATAGAATGGCTATCAAATCTTTCTGGTTTAAGACCAacaattatgaatttatacaAAGCCAATTCACTTGGTGCTTCTCCAAATGATTTACGTACACATCCAAATAAATTTGCACCATTAGAAGCCAGAAGAAAGGCATTTGTTAATGTTTTATTACCAAAACATCCACCAATATTGAGtcaattttttagaaaaaattttgcagATCCATATAGTTGGTATGAAGCTAGAGCAGCATATATAAGAACAAGTGCTGTTATGTCAATGGTTGGATATATTGTTGGTCTTGGTGATCGTCAtggtgaaaatttaaatatcaatattgttAATGGTGATTGTGTACATGtagattttaattgtttatttaatcatgGAGAAAAATTTGAAGAACCAGAACGTGTACCATTTCGTTTGACTCAAAATATGGTTGAAGCAATGGGCCCATTAGGGTATGAAGGACCATTTAGAAAATCTTGTGAAACAACTCTTCGAGTATTGAGACAAGAAGCCAGTACACTTATTAGTATTTTAACACCTTTTGTTTACACCGAAAATCGTAAtgat GCTCTTAAATCTGTGAAGAATATTGAAGAAAGATTAAAAGGCGTTGTTAAACCATCTGGAACAAAATCAGAAATTGTCGTTAATCTTAGTGTTGAGGGTCAAACAAATCATCTCATACTTGATGCcgtaaatattgataatctcTGCCAGATGTTTATTGGCTGGGGTGCATacctttga
- the LOC122848539 gene encoding actin-like protein 6B, whose protein sequence is MSGGMLYGGDEIGALVFDLGHHSLRVGYAQEDTPKAEIPAVVGIGEDSNGTATKHEPMDIDDKKQDNNITQSKSKYYIDTTILHVPRPGMEVQSYMKDGMIEDWDHFEKVLDYTYSKVIQSDADYHPVLFSESPWNIRSKREKLTEIMFEKYNVPAYFLVKNAVLAAFANGRSTGIVVDSGATHTSAIPVQDGFVLSQAIVKSPLGGDYISMQSRQYLQDNDIDLSPAYMIGSKEIVKEHEKPRWVPKKNIPEVTKSWHNYMVKKLVQDFQASVLQVSETPYDEKVVGAIPAVQYEFPTGYHQEFSTERFKIPEALFDPSMVQVRPGMVGNTMLGVGHIVQTSVGMCDVDVRPALYGSVVVTGGNSFIQGFPERLNRDLSMRIPSSMRLKLISANGCAERRFGAWIGGSILASIGTFQQMWISSQEYDESGKSQVERKCP, encoded by the exons atgtCTGGAGGAATGTTGTATGGTGGTGATGAGATTGGAGCATTAGTATTTGATCTTGGTCATCATTCATTAAGAGTTGGATATGCTCAAGAAGATACACCGAAAGCTGAAATACCAGCAGTTGTTGGTATTGGTGAAGATTCAAATGGTACAGCAACAAAGCATGAACCAAtggatattgatgataaaaaacaagataacAATATAACACaatcaaaatcaaaatattatattgacaCAACAATACTTCATGTACCTCGTCCTGGTATGGAAGTACAAAGTTATATGAAAGATGGAATGATTGAAGATTGGGatcattttgaaaaagtatTGGATTATACATACTCAAAAGTCATACAATCAGATGCTGATTATCATCCAGTATTATTTTCTGAATCACCATGGAATATACGtagtaaaagagaaaaattaactgaaataatgtttgaaaaatataatgtaccagcatattttttagttaaaaatgcTGTACTTGCTGCATTTGCAAATGGACGTTCAACtggtattgttgttgatagtGGTGCAACACATACATCAGCAATACCAGTACAAGATGGTTTTGTACTTTCTCAAGCAATTGTTAAATCACCACTTGGTGGTGATTATATAAGTATGCAATCACGTCAATATCTTCAAgataatgatattgatttatcaCCAGCTTATATGATTGGTAGTAAAGAAATTGTTAAAGAACATGAAAAACCAAGATgggtaccaaaaaaaaatattccagaAGTTACAAAATCATGGCATAATTATATGGTTAAAAAACTTGTACAAGATTTTCAAGCTAGTGTTTTACAAGTATCAGAAACACcatatgatgaaaaagttGTTGGAGCAATACCAGCTGTTCAGTATGAATTTCCAACTGGATATCaccag gaaTTTTCAACTGAAAGATTTAAAATACCTGAAGCACTATTTGATCCAAGTATGGTTCAAGTTCGTCCAGGAATGGTTGGTAATACAATGCTTGGTGTTGGACACATTGTACAAACAAGTGTTGGTATGTGTGATGTTGATGTTAGACCTGCACTTTATGGAAGCGTTGTTGTAACTGGTGGAAATTCATTTATCCAg GGCTTTCCAGAACGTCTTAATAGAGATTTATCAATGAGAATTCCTTCAAGTAtgagattaaaattaataagtgCCAATGGTTGTGCTGAACGAAGATTTGGTGCTTGGATTGGTGGATCAATACTGGCTTCAATTGGCACATTTCAACAAATGTGGATATCAAGTCAAGAATATGACGAAAGTGGAAAAAGCCAGGTGGAAAGAAAATGCCCGTGA